Below is a window of Halomicrobium mukohataei DSM 12286 DNA.
GTCGGGGCCGTGAGGCGGCCTTCGAGGCCGCGACCGGCGTCACACCGAACCGAACGTTCTCTGAGGGGACGGAAATTCCCGTCGACGACGGCCAGCTGCGAGTCGTCGAGACGCCGGGCCACGCGCCCGAACACGTCGCCTTCGCGACCGACGACGGGCTCGTCTGTGGCGACCTGGCCGCGGCCACCGGCAGCGTCGCAGTCGGGGCACCGGAGGGAGAGATGCGAGCATACTGTTGCTCGCTGCGGCGCGTGATCGCGCGTGCTCCCGGCCGACTCTTCCCCGGTCACGGCCCCGTCGTCGACGACGCGGGCGAGACCTGCCGTCGCCTCCTCGCACACCGGCTCGATCGCGAACGCCGGGTCGAAGCGGCCGTCGTCGAGGGCCACGAGACGCTGCCGGCGATCACCGACGCGGCCTACGACAAGGGCGTCGAGAACGTGCGAGATCTCGCCGAGGCGACCGTCGCCGCCCACCTCGAAAAGCTCGCCGTCGAGGGGCGAGTCGCGTGGGACGGCGAGCGCGCACGGCCAGCGTCGGCGTGACGCGGTCCTTTTGTCCGACCGGCCCGAACGGCGCGTGTGACGCTTGCATCGGACCTCGAACGGGCGCGAGAACTCGACGTGGGCGAGCTGGCCGACGCGATCGAGGCGATCGGCTTCGAGTGTACCCGCTGCGGAGAGTGCTGTACGGCGACGGAGCCCGCGGTCGACCCCGCCGACGAGGAAGACACGGCCGAGAGCGCGGAGAACGAACCCCACACGGCGACGATCTTTCCCGACGAGATCCGCCAGCTACGAGACGACGGCAGGGACTTTCGCGACATCGCTCGTCCGATGCCCTACGGGCTCTCGGAGACCGCAGACGGCGTCGAGGGCGAGACCTTCGAGTGGGCGCTCCAGACCGACGGCTGTGGCGA
It encodes the following:
- a CDS encoding MBL fold metallo-hydrolase produces the protein MERISVPVATRAPSGQTNAYVLGRDRAAVIDPCARHERVDDALASRSLAHVLVTHHHPDHVGGVADYAAEHDATVWARRGREAAFEAATGVTPNRTFSEGTEIPVDDGQLRVVETPGHAPEHVAFATDDGLVCGDLAAATGSVAVGAPEGEMRAYCCSLRRVIARAPGRLFPGHGPVVDDAGETCRRLLAHRLDRERRVEAAVVEGHETLPAITDAAYDKGVENVRDLAEATVAAHLEKLAVEGRVAWDGERARPASA